A stretch of Spirosoma oryzicola DNA encodes these proteins:
- a CDS encoding ribonuclease Z, producing MSMTQGEASAGTPINSTIPGHESEHHHRPTSPLFALTILGAGSATPSLRYHPTAQLLTVGNDYMLIDCGEGTQLRLIEQKIRSGRLRYIFISHLHGDHYFGLAPLLSTLNLGGRTEDLFLFGPRGLDEILTTIFRMSDSRLGYRLHFQAVDPETPTLLLDHPQLTVESIPLQHRIDCSGYLFREKPHPRKLIRQRLPDDIPVNYLKQLKDGHDILNAERQVIHAADDVTEPGSPARSYAFCSDTRYIEDLVPQLQGVDLLYHEATFMEDNAQRAAEVYHSTAKQAATIAAQAKVGRLLIGHFSSRYKQYDLFLGEARPVFPETYIATEGETMEIESWANPTL from the coding sequence ATGAGTATGACGCAGGGGGAAGCATCAGCCGGGACGCCGATTAACAGTACTATTCCTGGTCACGAAAGTGAACACCACCACCGCCCAACCAGCCCCCTGTTTGCCCTTACCATACTAGGGGCTGGTTCGGCAACTCCTTCGTTACGGTACCATCCAACAGCCCAGCTGCTGACGGTAGGGAACGACTACATGCTTATTGACTGCGGTGAAGGGACGCAGCTCCGATTGATCGAGCAAAAGATACGGTCGGGGCGGCTTCGCTACATCTTTATCAGCCATCTCCACGGCGATCATTATTTTGGGTTAGCTCCACTCCTATCCACGCTGAATCTGGGGGGACGGACGGAAGATCTGTTTCTGTTCGGTCCGCGCGGCCTGGACGAAATCCTGACTACCATCTTTCGGATGTCGGATTCGCGGCTCGGCTATCGGTTGCACTTTCAGGCCGTTGATCCCGAGACGCCAACCCTACTGCTCGATCACCCGCAGTTGACGGTGGAGTCGATTCCACTTCAGCACCGGATCGACTGCTCGGGTTATTTGTTTCGGGAAAAGCCTCACCCCCGGAAGCTGATCCGGCAACGACTCCCCGATGACATTCCGGTAAATTACCTGAAGCAACTTAAAGATGGCCACGACATCCTGAACGCAGAGAGACAGGTCATTCACGCAGCCGATGATGTGACTGAGCCGGGGTCGCCCGCCCGTTCCTACGCCTTCTGCTCTGATACGCGCTATATTGAAGACCTGGTTCCGCAGCTGCAAGGCGTCGATCTGCTGTACCACGAAGCAACGTTCATGGAAGACAATGCCCAGCGAGCCGCGGAAGTTTATCACTCGACGGCCAAACAGGCCGCTACCATTGCCGCCCAGGCGAAGGTTGGCCGGTTGCTGATCGGGCATTTTTCGTCACGCTACAAACAGTATGATTTGTTTCTAGGCGAAGCCAGACCCGTATTTCCGGAGACGTATATCGCTACTGAGGGCGAAACGATGGAAATTGAAAGCTGGGCTAATCCGACTTTGTAA
- a CDS encoding STAS domain-containing protein — protein MNYTIEKNEQYALIRLAESELGGDVPTDFETLSRSLFRSGYSNIIVDMASVQTVDQAGVSTIRKINRQCSNELGLLVLVTKNDELIEFLDTANISDLNILPTVEEAIDAVFMNELENDFRSEEDDEYDAGGSISRDAD, from the coding sequence ATGAATTACACGATTGAAAAAAACGAGCAGTACGCCCTGATCCGGTTAGCCGAAAGTGAGCTCGGTGGTGACGTTCCTACTGACTTCGAGACGCTTAGCCGCTCCTTGTTCCGGTCTGGCTACAGCAATATAATTGTCGACATGGCTTCGGTACAAACGGTTGACCAGGCAGGTGTTAGTACCATTCGAAAAATAAACCGGCAATGTTCTAACGAACTGGGCTTACTGGTGTTAGTTACCAAGAATGATGAATTGATTGAGTTTCTGGACACGGCTAACATCAGCGATCTGAACATTCTGCCTACGGTAGAAGAAGCGATCGATGCGGTGTTTATGAACGAATTGGAGAACGATTTTCGCAGTGAGGAAGACGATGAGTATGACGCAGGGGGAAGCATCAGCCGGGACGCCGATTAA
- a CDS encoding phosphoribosylaminoimidazolesuccinocarboxamide synthase, with translation MNAIQETNFQFPGQTGFYRGKVRDVYSFPDKLVMIASDRISAFDVVLPRPIPYKGQVLNQTAAYFLGATADIVPNWLLDTPDPNVSVGLKCEPYAVEMVVRGYLAGHAWRQYRDGHRTLCGVSLPDGLRENDRLPNPIITPSTKAHEGHDEDISREEILSQGIVNEAEYVQLERYALALFERGTAMAAKRGLILVDTKYEFGNLDRKVILIDEVHTPDSSRYFYADSYESNLQANQPQKQLSKEFVREWLIANGFQGKTGQTVPAMSDEWVEQISARYIELFETVTGQRFQPADATVDPLNRIETNVRKSLSV, from the coding sequence ATGAACGCAATTCAGGAAACAAACTTTCAGTTCCCCGGTCAGACGGGTTTTTACCGGGGTAAAGTACGGGATGTATACTCCTTCCCCGACAAATTAGTGATGATTGCCTCCGACCGGATTTCGGCTTTCGATGTGGTTCTGCCACGCCCGATTCCTTACAAGGGCCAGGTTCTGAATCAAACAGCCGCTTATTTTTTGGGCGCAACGGCGGATATTGTTCCAAACTGGTTGCTAGACACGCCCGACCCAAACGTAAGCGTCGGTCTGAAATGTGAACCGTACGCCGTTGAGATGGTGGTGCGGGGTTATCTGGCGGGTCATGCGTGGCGGCAATACCGGGATGGTCACCGCACATTGTGTGGCGTGTCCTTGCCCGACGGCCTACGCGAAAACGACCGTCTCCCCAATCCGATCATCACGCCGTCGACTAAAGCTCACGAAGGCCATGACGAAGACATCAGCCGGGAAGAAATTCTTAGCCAGGGTATTGTCAACGAAGCGGAATACGTTCAGCTGGAGCGCTATGCTCTGGCGCTTTTTGAGCGGGGTACGGCGATGGCCGCCAAGCGCGGATTGATTTTGGTCGATACGAAATACGAATTCGGCAACCTCGACAGAAAGGTCATTCTTATTGACGAAGTGCATACGCCCGATTCATCACGTTATTTCTACGCCGACTCGTACGAATCGAATCTGCAAGCTAATCAACCCCAAAAGCAACTGTCTAAAGAGTTTGTACGCGAGTGGCTTATTGCCAATGGTTTTCAGGGCAAGACAGGGCAAACCGTACCGGCGATGTCAGACGAGTGGGTTGAGCAGATCTCCGCTCGTTACATCGAGTTGTTCGAAACCGTGACGGGACAACGTTTCCAGCCTGCCGATGCCACTGTTGATCCATTGAACCGTATTGAAACGAATGTTCGTAAATCACTTTCCGTTTGA
- a CDS encoding acetyl-CoA C-acyltransferase, with translation MNEVVIISAVRTPIGSFGGVLSTLSATDLGAAAIRGALTRAGVSADQVQEVYMGNVVSANVGQAPAKQAALKAGLPATIPCTTINKVCASGTKAIMLAAQMIQLGLADVVVAGGMESMSNTPYYVPKARFGYKYGNAELVDGLARDGLVDVYDQCAMGVFADQTAQKYAISRESQDTFTVQSYRRSEASTQGGQFSAEIIPVDVTDRKGTVTVTADEEYTNVRYDKIPTLKPAFSPTGTVTAASSSPISDGASALVIMSRQKADELGLKPLARILAYADAEQEPQWFTTAPTKAVPLALQRAGLQTSDVDYFEVNEAFAVVPLAFSEILHVPQEKLNVFGGAVSIGHPLGASGARIVTTLTNVLQQKSGQIGVAGICNGGGGASAIVLEKL, from the coding sequence ATGAATGAAGTCGTAATTATTTCTGCTGTCCGGACGCCGATTGGCTCATTCGGCGGAGTTCTGTCCACTTTGTCGGCAACTGATCTGGGTGCAGCAGCCATCCGGGGTGCCTTGACCCGCGCGGGTGTTTCGGCCGACCAGGTTCAGGAAGTATACATGGGTAATGTTGTTTCGGCCAACGTCGGTCAGGCACCTGCCAAACAAGCGGCCTTAAAAGCCGGACTACCAGCCACAATCCCCTGTACCACCATCAATAAGGTATGCGCATCGGGAACGAAAGCAATTATGCTGGCAGCGCAGATGATTCAGCTTGGGCTGGCTGATGTCGTGGTGGCCGGTGGGATGGAAAGCATGTCCAACACGCCGTATTACGTTCCTAAAGCTCGATTTGGTTATAAATATGGAAATGCCGAGCTGGTGGATGGTTTAGCCCGCGACGGTCTGGTCGATGTTTATGATCAATGCGCGATGGGCGTGTTTGCCGATCAAACGGCCCAAAAATACGCGATCAGTCGCGAGTCTCAGGACACCTTTACCGTACAGTCATACCGCCGATCCGAAGCCAGTACACAGGGCGGTCAGTTCAGCGCTGAAATTATTCCGGTCGATGTTACAGACCGTAAAGGAACGGTCACGGTAACTGCCGACGAAGAGTATACAAATGTCAGGTACGACAAAATCCCCACGCTTAAGCCTGCCTTCAGTCCGACGGGAACGGTAACAGCCGCCAGCTCGTCACCGATCAGCGATGGCGCTTCGGCACTGGTGATTATGAGCCGTCAGAAAGCGGATGAACTCGGCCTAAAACCACTGGCCCGCATTCTGGCTTATGCCGATGCCGAACAGGAGCCTCAGTGGTTTACAACGGCCCCGACCAAAGCGGTTCCGCTGGCCCTTCAACGGGCTGGTTTACAAACCAGCGATGTCGATTATTTTGAGGTTAACGAAGCGTTTGCGGTTGTTCCGCTGGCCTTTAGCGAAATTCTGCACGTACCCCAGGAGAAGCTAAACGTGTTCGGGGGAGCCGTATCGATTGGTCACCCACTGGGCGCGTCGGGCGCACGGATTGTAACCACGCTTACGAACGTGCTTCAGCAAAAAAGTGGTCAAATCGGCGTTGCGGGTATCTGCAACGGCGGTGGGGGCGCTTCGGCAATTGTACTCGAAAAATTGTAA
- a CDS encoding tetratricopeptide repeat protein: MIYLFIAVWLWWDTPRSLNQISRNNEARLEAEAAYKAGDYTRAMHLYANLSRITTTIDPGVRLNLGHTYFHLKRYGKARSQYEVLLRSDRPDLRTVAATQLGVIACLQQDSATALVFFERALLEDSENAPARYDFELIKKRFSGKIPDPTRRQKATDKEEELLNRSRPFGGQQVERSARQDELLHRFQRLDLSEEQALQLLDAMQEDDLPYALTSSARQATKKTKANGSRW, from the coding sequence ATGATTTATTTATTCATAGCTGTCTGGCTTTGGTGGGATACTCCCCGCTCCTTAAACCAGATTTCGCGAAATAATGAAGCTAGGTTAGAAGCCGAAGCCGCTTACAAAGCGGGCGACTATACGCGTGCCATGCACCTTTACGCCAATTTGAGCCGCATCACAACAACCATTGATCCGGGGGTTCGACTGAATCTTGGGCACACCTATTTCCACCTTAAGCGATACGGGAAAGCTCGTTCTCAATATGAGGTGCTGCTTCGCTCAGATCGACCTGATCTACGAACGGTAGCCGCGACCCAGCTCGGTGTGATCGCCTGTCTTCAGCAGGACAGTGCTACTGCGCTTGTTTTTTTTGAACGAGCCCTGCTGGAAGATTCAGAGAATGCACCCGCCCGGTATGACTTTGAATTAATCAAGAAGCGGTTTTCGGGAAAAATTCCCGATCCAACCAGACGGCAGAAAGCAACGGACAAAGAAGAAGAGTTACTCAATAGATCCCGCCCGTTTGGAGGACAACAGGTAGAACGCTCGGCCCGACAGGACGAATTGTTGCATCGATTCCAGCGGCTGGATCTTAGCGAAGAGCAAGCCCTTCAGTTGCTTGATGCGATGCAGGAAGATGATCTTCCTTATGCCCTGACCAGCTCGGCCCGACAGGCAACAAAGAAAACGAAGGCAAACGGAAGTCGTTGGTAA
- a CDS encoding vWA domain-containing protein, translating into MNWLYSFSSTDFFLIVLFVALYGLYILRTFRLARQLNTSAWGVIPKFFLRSSYLTLLLIALLGPSFGEVEQSATMTGRDVYLLIDVSRSMDATDAVPSRLERVKYDIQQLCDTLATDRFGLILASNESFVLSPLTADHDAIKRFVRDIRTNKANAGGTDLCTAIELARQKFLTDSSTRLNAKALVLFSDGENFGSCNRTELSSLQTAGLPLITVGVGTETGSSIREGRDFIRDESQQIVRSQLNRGFLQELALDGHGHYIEADANGQYLRELASTLLAQQGVRFDQNSVAASTNKYYYFLIAALVLLAFDLVITVRTFRL; encoded by the coding sequence ATGAACTGGCTTTATTCGTTTTCAAGCACTGATTTTTTTTTAATTGTCCTGTTTGTTGCTCTGTACGGGCTGTACATTCTCCGTACATTTCGGCTGGCGCGTCAATTAAATACGTCCGCCTGGGGTGTCATTCCAAAGTTTTTTTTGCGCAGCAGCTACCTAACTCTGCTACTCATTGCTTTGCTGGGCCCCTCATTTGGAGAAGTTGAACAAAGCGCAACGATGACCGGACGAGATGTGTACCTATTGATCGATGTATCCCGCTCCATGGATGCAACCGATGCGGTACCGTCGCGACTTGAACGAGTGAAATATGACATTCAACAGCTCTGCGATACACTAGCCACTGATCGGTTTGGGTTGATTCTTGCCTCCAACGAGTCGTTCGTGTTGTCACCGCTTACCGCTGACCATGATGCCATCAAGCGTTTCGTACGCGACATCCGTACCAATAAGGCTAATGCCGGGGGCACCGACCTATGCACAGCGATCGAATTGGCCCGCCAGAAATTTCTGACAGATTCGTCGACCCGGCTCAATGCCAAAGCGCTCGTGCTGTTCAGTGACGGAGAGAATTTTGGCTCCTGCAATCGCACTGAGCTTTCCAGCCTTCAGACCGCTGGCCTGCCGCTTATCACCGTAGGCGTAGGTACAGAGACGGGTTCCTCGATCCGTGAAGGACGCGATTTTATACGCGACGAAAGCCAACAGATTGTGCGAAGTCAACTAAACAGAGGATTTCTTCAGGAACTGGCTCTTGATGGGCATGGACATTATATCGAAGCCGATGCAAATGGTCAATACCTCCGTGAATTAGCGAGCACACTTCTGGCGCAACAGGGTGTACGTTTCGATCAAAACAGTGTGGCCGCTTCAACCAATAAGTACTATTACTTTTTGATAGCTGCGCTTGTCCTGCTGGCATTTGACCTTGTTATAACAGTAAGAACGTTCCGACTTTGA
- a CDS encoding YihY/virulence factor BrkB family protein: MKKAISAFQLLKQAFDTLRANDPIRMAGATAFFAFFALPPIVIILSSVFSQLFNKRYQYISGALIEELAELFGHKSASQLEDISQRLQQPKPDPLLTILGFVLLFVASTTLFAILKNSLNQLWNIKSKPGRNVLYTLVDKLVALAIIIGSGLLLSLSVAVEQLMTVTGNSLSLSSLSYYNELTGLGHYSVSILIRVVWFASLLKFLPDIRIPWQSVWLGALFTSVLFKAGESVLNRLLINSPVASMYGQSGAIILVLLFIFYASLIFYYGAAFTRRYSEWTHQEVTPNSRAISFTITEEDPSSTTADK, encoded by the coding sequence GTGAAAAAAGCGATTTCGGCCTTCCAGCTTTTGAAACAAGCGTTCGATACGTTGCGGGCTAATGACCCGATTCGTATGGCAGGAGCCACCGCTTTCTTTGCCTTTTTCGCCTTGCCTCCTATCGTTATTATCCTTAGCAGTGTATTTAGTCAGCTTTTCAACAAACGCTATCAGTACATCAGCGGTGCGCTAATTGAGGAGTTAGCCGAATTGTTTGGTCATAAAAGCGCTAGTCAACTGGAAGACATTTCGCAACGCCTTCAGCAGCCTAAACCAGACCCGCTGCTAACGATTCTTGGCTTTGTGCTGTTGTTTGTAGCATCAACGACGTTGTTTGCCATCTTAAAAAATTCGCTCAACCAGCTCTGGAACATTAAATCGAAACCCGGCCGCAACGTATTGTACACACTGGTCGATAAACTGGTTGCTTTAGCCATTATCATTGGATCAGGCTTGTTGCTTAGCTTATCGGTAGCCGTCGAGCAGTTGATGACGGTGACGGGCAACAGTTTGTCGCTTTCCTCACTATCCTACTACAACGAACTGACAGGTTTGGGGCATTATTCGGTCTCGATACTTATCCGCGTCGTTTGGTTTGCCAGCCTGCTCAAGTTTCTACCTGACATACGTATACCCTGGCAATCCGTCTGGCTGGGTGCGCTATTCACCAGTGTTCTTTTCAAAGCGGGCGAGAGCGTTTTAAATCGCTTACTAATCAACAGTCCGGTCGCGTCGATGTACGGGCAATCGGGAGCAATCATTTTAGTACTGCTCTTTATTTTTTATGCGTCCCTAATTTTCTACTACGGAGCCGCGTTTACCCGTCGATACAGTGAGTGGACGCATCAGGAAGTCACGCCCAACAGCAGAGCCATTTCCTTTACAATCACCGAGGAAGATCCATCGAGCACAACTGCCGACAAGTAG